Proteins from a single region of Hordeum vulgare subsp. vulgare chromosome 6H, MorexV3_pseudomolecules_assembly, whole genome shotgun sequence:
- the LOC123401977 gene encoding uncharacterized protein LOC123401977, giving the protein MDHQHHKAGLRGRLRVTAARRRAWQQQSAACCKRPARRDPVDTVRKFMRREIGGGHRRPPRPAAPSTSAFSCPEKFRNFQLQEEYDTYDDPFVQLPLGWNRRRIIEIVAARDLIFALAECGLCGAFNRTTNKRICHLNISPDEVIRSLFYNKNNDSLITVSVYESDRYSSLKCRTTPIEYIRRGQLHDGFPLFETESLKYPGFVEFDDVNGKVLTFSAHDSTYKVFDLKNYNFLYSICDKDIQEIKISPGIMLVIYQKASNHVPLRILSIEDGTPLKTFTQLLHRNRKVDFIEQFNEKLLVKQDKENLQIIDVRNSGLIEVNKTEFMTPSAFIFLYENNLFLTFCNRTVAAWNFRGELVTSFDDHELWHPNCNTNNIYITADQDLIISYCKVSRGGTNDADDEGREGSCMGSINMSNIFTGKCVAKISAFDPTLTIAPRRNGDTSRSTIRSSVSDALEDITALFYDEDRNEIYTGNSRGLVHVWSN; this is encoded by the exons ATGGACCACCAGCACCACAAGGCCGGGCTGCGGGGGCGCCTCCGGGTCACCGCGGCGCGGCGCCGGGCGTGGCAGCAGCAGTCCGCCGcctgctgcaagaggcccgcgcgCCGCGACCCCGTCGACACCGTGCGCAAGTTCATGCGCCGCGAGATCGGCGGGGGCCACCGACGGCCCCCGCGCCCCGCCGCGCCCTCCACCTCCGCCTTCTCCTGCCCCGAGAAGTTCCGCAACTTCCAGCTGCAG GAAGAATACGACACATATGACGATCCGTTTGTCCAGCTGCCATTGGGGTGGAACAGAAGGAGAATTATTGAGATTGTAGCTGCAAGAGATTTAATATTTGCGCTTGCTGAATGTGGTCTTTGTGGTGCATTCAATCGGA CAACAAACAAGCGCATCTGCCATTTGAATATAAGCCCGGATGAAGTGATTAGGAGTTTGTTCTATAATAAGAACAACGACTCACTTATCACTGTTTCAGTTTATGAATCAGATCGTTACAGTTCACTGAAGTGCAGAACAACTCCAATAGA GTACATCCGGAGAGGCCAGCTGCATGATGGATTTCCTTTATTCGAAACTGAATCGCTAAAATATCCTGGTTTTGTTGAGTTTGATGATGTTAATGGCAAAGTATTGACTTTTTCGGCACATGATAG CACCTACAAGGTTTTTGATCTAAAGAATTACAACTTTCTGTATTCAATTTGTGATAAGGACATCCAGGAGATAAAGATAAG CCCTGGGATCATGCTTGTGATATACCAGAAGGCAAGTAATCATGTCCCACTAAGGATATTGTCAATCGAGGATGGAACACCGCTGAAAACCTTCACTCAGCTCCTGCATCGAAACAGAAAGGTTGACTTCATCGAGCAGTTCAATGAAAAACTTCTTGTGAAGCAAGACAAGGAAAACCTACAGATTATTGAT GTTAGAAACTCCGGTCTGATTGAGGTGAACAAAACAGAGTTCATGACCCCTTCAGCGTTCATCTTCCTGTATGAAAATAATCTGTTCCTGACATTCTGCAATAGAACAGTGGCTGCTTGGAATTTCCGTGGAGAGCTAGTTACATCGTTTGATGACCATGAGTTGTGGCATCCTAACTGCAATACCAATAATATATACATCACCGCCGACCAGGACTTGATTATCTCATACTGTAAAGTTTCAAGAGGCGGCACAAATGATGCTGACGATGAAGGCCGGGAAG gttcaTGCATGGGatcgatcaacatgagcaacatcttCACGGGGAAGTGCGTCGCCAAGATCTCGGCCTTCGACCCTACCCTCACAATCGCTCCCCGGAGAAACGGCGACACCAGCAGATCCACCATCCGTAGCAGCGTGTCGGACGCCCTGGAGGACATCACGGCCCTCTTCTACGACGAGGACCGCAACGAGATCTACACCGGGAACAGTAGGGGTCTTGTGCATGTGTGGTCTAATTGA
- the LOC123403836 gene encoding zinc finger CCCH domain-containing protein 55-like isoform X2, with protein sequence MAGVARKGRSKWDTQEISPDIVEISEDDSPPKNTDDRRKDGGDIPTQDLTNDNGKRVGESSNLKPDAFMHQGSTECEEERTDGLNKDVKERQSKASSERSHAPRMAEEGHNNDDWGKLALEKTTGNQGMSRNADDRRRGDGWGTAVSRGYSSRVSSGPDAWKQRTRSPSPRGGTEVTPEAGVESEVEGEAEVEVGVLTLTVVLIGGLREAEYLEDLLCSAEILQLVDAEEACIAGFLMKMVGEGSLTSLIPQTRGKGMAIRTRISWIHENQMTMYGAGNLEVILMKVLGKDLNPEEITGLLINAMSLSKEGAAEVQVADMFMMSPLLMLDGEMMLGKRLMTEHRREPKRPCKFFAEGRCRRGETCPYLHEDAPQSQMGPGASDEPPKYSGGRTPRGNYSNWGEETNGTHAGSHILSRDDRENPDSQHTARSDTGYGYKNRQLEDAGRDQYQIIPQEDFGSQGRNKPEMAAPKQQQFLSPIQTSGDSMNNDKVSGMDGLGASATTGNLSMQTGRHAPNLLDGQSLSQIAQSQDAVPQTSGAPIHPVTSQQQDSTSMLPFNNQQHESNFSLHPNRQDQFSNFSLHPSRQDQFVASQATANNSAPSMQNQPVAVPYMGQGPHSYTLGSQALPAFSGHTFSVAGQVPQDRPTPFYAGQSQATVERSNPSQEGGTQSMQNTHSFQPVAPNMQAHSQALQGLSAVPNQGIGTQSIHNTHNFQPVASPYMQNRGQTLQGLSILPSSTSAAMSGAPPVPPNEEEIRRSLTSLAATLRMQPGTVAGLQLPQTILNPSLMTSLSDVEPSQWSWVQQQQAGTAQPAQQQQAGTTQLAQSEQQAPQQTLPAPSTAVGTSNGNPAPQLVGQTAATSVVTAPPPSENKKVETKAKDSDGEQDGDKNKKGNKEESKALKMFKLALADFVKDALKPTWKEGQLTREVHKTIVKKVVDKVTSTVENIPPTKEKIDVYMSYSKEKLSKLVQAYVGKYVKA encoded by the exons ATGGCTGGTGTTGCTAGGAAAGGGAGGTCCAAGTGGGACACACAAGAAATTTCTCCTGATATTGTTGAGATCAGTGAAGATGACTCTCCTCCTAAGAATACAGATGATCGCCGCAAAGATGGAGGTGATATCCCTACTCAGGACCTCACTAATGATAATGGAAAGCGAGTTGGTGAATCTTCAAATCTCAAACCTGATGCCTTCATGCACCAAGGCAGTACTGAATGCGAGGAGGAACGCACTGACGGGTTAAATAAAGATGTCAAGGAAAGGCAATCTAAAGCGTCATCTGAAAGGTCGCATGCTCCTAGAATGGCTGAAGAGGGGCATAATAATGATGACTGGGGTAAGTTAGCTTTGGAAAAGACAACTGGTAACCAAGGTATGAGCAGAAATGCTGATGACAGAAGACGTGGCGATGGATGGGGCACAGCTGTTAGCCGTGGTTACTCTTCTAGGGTGTCGTCTGGTCCAGATGCATGGAAGCAGCGCACTCGCAGTCCATCTCCAAGAGGAG GAACGGAAGTGACTCCAGAAGCAGGAGTAGAGAGCGAGGTAGAGGGAGAAGCAGAAGTCGAAGTCGGAGTCCTTACTTTGACCGTGGTTCTGATTGGAGGGCTGAGAGAGGCAGAATATCTGGAGGACCTTCTTTGCTCTGCAGAGATTTTACAGCTGGTAGATGCAGAAGAGGCTTGCATTGCAGGTTTCCTCATGAAGATGGTGGGCGAAGGCAGTTTGACGAGCCTTATCCCGCAGACTCGAGGGAAAGGTATGGCCATCAGAACAAGGATTTCCTGGATCCACGAGAACCAGATGACTATGTACGGAGCAGGCAACCTCGAGGTCATTTTGATGAAGGTACTTGGGAAAGATCTGAACCCCGAAGAGATTACAGGCCTTCTGATCaatgccatgagtttgtcaaagGAAGGTGCAGCAGAGGTGCAAGTTGCAGATATGTTCATGATGAGTCCGCTTCTCATGTTGGATGGAGAGATGATGCTAGGGAAACGGCTCAT GACAGAGCACCGTAGAGAACCAAAAAGGCCCTGTAAATTTTTTGCTGAAGGTCGCTGCCGTCGTGGTGAGACTTGTCCATATCTCCATGAGGATGCTCCCCAAAGTCAAATGGGTCCAGGTGCATCTGATGAGCCTCCAAAATACAGTGGTGGGCGTACACCAAGAGGAAATTATTCGAATTGGGGTGAAGAAACTAATGGTACACATGCAGGTTCTCATATTTTATCCAGAGATGACAGGGAAAACCCTGATTCTCAGCATACTGCCAGAAGTGATACTGGATATGGGTACAAAAACCGGCAATTGGAAGATGCTGGAAGGGATCAGTACCAGATAATTCCTCAAGAGGATTTTGGTTCACAAGGGCGAAATAAACCTGAAATGGCTGCTCCAAAACAGCAACAGTTTTTAAGTCCTATCCAAACAAGTGGGGATAGCATGAACAATGACAAGGTATCTGGCATGGATGGTCTGGGTGCATCTGCTACCACTGGCAATTTGAGTATGCAAACTGGGAGACATGCTCCTAATCTTTTAGATGGGCAAAGCTTGAGCCAAATAGCACAGAGCCAAGATGCAGTTCCTCAAACTTCTGGGGCCCCAATTCATCCAGTCACCAGCCAGCAGCAGGATTCTACGTCCATGTTGCCATTTAATAACCAACAGCATGAAAGCAACTTTTCATTACATCCGAACAGGCAAGATCAGTTTAGCAACTTCTCATTACATCCGAGCAGGCAAGATCAATTTGTAGCTTCTCAGGCAACTGCAAATAATTCGGCTCCTAGCATGCAGAATCAGCCAGTAGCCGTTCCTTACATGGGACAAGGCCCACACAGCTACACTCTAGGTTCGCAGGCATTGCCTGCATTTAGTGGACATACTTTCAGTGTCGCTGGTCAAGTTCCGCAAGATCGTCCAACGCCTTTCTATGCTGGGCAAAGTCAGGCAACCGTTGAAAGGTCCAATCCTAGCCAAGAGGGTGGTACTCAGAGCATGCAAAACACACATAGTTTCCAGCCCGTTGCTCCAAATATGCAAGCTCATAGTCAAGCCTTGCAGGGGCTATCTGCGGTGCCTAACCAAGGCATTGGTACTCAAAGCATACATAACACACATAATTTCCAGCCTGTTGCTTCCCCATATATGCAAAACCGGGGTCAAACCTTGCAGGGTTTATCGATATTGCCAAGCTCCACCTCAGCTGCTATGTCTGGTGCTCCCCCTGTTCCTCCTAATGAGGAAGAAATTCGCCGTTCATTAACATCTCTGGCGGCAACCCTCAGAATGCAGCCTGGTACAGTTGCTGGACTGCAGTTGCCCCAGACTATTCTGAATCCAAGCTTGATGACCAGTTTGTCAGATGTTGAACCCAGTCAGTGGTCTTGGGTACAGCAGCAACAGGCAGGAACAGCCCAACCCGCACAGCAGCAGCAGGCAGGAACAACCCAACTTGCACAGTCTGAACAGCAAGCTCCCCAGCAGACATTGCCGGCACCATCAACGGCAGTTGGTACTAGTAATGGCAACCCAGCACCCCAGTTGGTCGGTCAGACCGCTGCTACATCAGTGGTTACCGCACCACCGCCTTCAGAAAATAAGAAAGTAGAAACCAAAGCCAAAGATAGCGATGGCGAACAAGATGGCGACAAGAATAAAAAGGGCAACAAGGAGGAGTCCAAGGCACTGAAGATGTTTAAACTCGCGCTCGCCGACTTTGTGAAAGACGCCCTCAAACCTACGTGGAAAGAGGGCCAGCTGACCAGAGAGGTTCACAAGACCATAGTGAAGAAGGTCGTCGACAAAGTCACGAGCACGGTTGAGAACATCCCTCCAACAAAAGAGAAGATCGATGTCTACATGTCCTACTCGAAAGAAAAACTCAGCAAACTTGTACAG GCATATGTGGGCAAGTATGTCAAGGCGTAG
- the LOC123403836 gene encoding zinc finger CCCH domain-containing protein 55-like isoform X1, with amino-acid sequence MAGVARKGRSKWDTQEISPDIVEISEDDSPPKNTDDRRKDGGDIPTQDLTNDNGKRVGESSNLKPDAFMHQGSTECEEERTDGLNKDVKERQSKASSERSHAPRMAEEGHNNDDWGKLALEKTTGNQGMSRNADDRRRGDGWGTAVSRGYSSRVSSGPDAWKQRTRSPSPRGGAWNRSRRNGSDSRSRSRERGRGRSRSRSRSPYFDRGSDWRAERGRISGGPSLLCRDFTAGRCRRGLHCRFPHEDGGRRQFDEPYPADSRERYGHQNKDFLDPREPDDYVRSRQPRGHFDEGTWERSEPRRDYRPSDQCHEFVKGRCSRGASCRYVHDESASHVGWRDDARETAHVRGGPDLSYGNRTEHRREPKRPCKFFAEGRCRRGETCPYLHEDAPQSQMGPGASDEPPKYSGGRTPRGNYSNWGEETNGTHAGSHILSRDDRENPDSQHTARSDTGYGYKNRQLEDAGRDQYQIIPQEDFGSQGRNKPEMAAPKQQQFLSPIQTSGDSMNNDKVSGMDGLGASATTGNLSMQTGRHAPNLLDGQSLSQIAQSQDAVPQTSGAPIHPVTSQQQDSTSMLPFNNQQHESNFSLHPNRQDQFSNFSLHPSRQDQFVASQATANNSAPSMQNQPVAVPYMGQGPHSYTLGSQALPAFSGHTFSVAGQVPQDRPTPFYAGQSQATVERSNPSQEGGTQSMQNTHSFQPVAPNMQAHSQALQGLSAVPNQGIGTQSIHNTHNFQPVASPYMQNRGQTLQGLSILPSSTSAAMSGAPPVPPNEEEIRRSLTSLAATLRMQPGTVAGLQLPQTILNPSLMTSLSDVEPSQWSWVQQQQAGTAQPAQQQQAGTTQLAQSEQQAPQQTLPAPSTAVGTSNGNPAPQLVGQTAATSVVTAPPPSENKKVETKAKDSDGEQDGDKNKKGNKEESKALKMFKLALADFVKDALKPTWKEGQLTREVHKTIVKKVVDKVTSTVENIPPTKEKIDVYMSYSKEKLSKLVQAYVGKYVKA; translated from the exons ATGGCTGGTGTTGCTAGGAAAGGGAGGTCCAAGTGGGACACACAAGAAATTTCTCCTGATATTGTTGAGATCAGTGAAGATGACTCTCCTCCTAAGAATACAGATGATCGCCGCAAAGATGGAGGTGATATCCCTACTCAGGACCTCACTAATGATAATGGAAAGCGAGTTGGTGAATCTTCAAATCTCAAACCTGATGCCTTCATGCACCAAGGCAGTACTGAATGCGAGGAGGAACGCACTGACGGGTTAAATAAAGATGTCAAGGAAAGGCAATCTAAAGCGTCATCTGAAAGGTCGCATGCTCCTAGAATGGCTGAAGAGGGGCATAATAATGATGACTGGGGTAAGTTAGCTTTGGAAAAGACAACTGGTAACCAAGGTATGAGCAGAAATGCTGATGACAGAAGACGTGGCGATGGATGGGGCACAGCTGTTAGCCGTGGTTACTCTTCTAGGGTGTCGTCTGGTCCAGATGCATGGAAGCAGCGCACTCGCAGTCCATCTCCAAGAGGAGGTGCTTGGAACAGGTCACGTAG GAACGGAAGTGACTCCAGAAGCAGGAGTAGAGAGCGAGGTAGAGGGAGAAGCAGAAGTCGAAGTCGGAGTCCTTACTTTGACCGTGGTTCTGATTGGAGGGCTGAGAGAGGCAGAATATCTGGAGGACCTTCTTTGCTCTGCAGAGATTTTACAGCTGGTAGATGCAGAAGAGGCTTGCATTGCAGGTTTCCTCATGAAGATGGTGGGCGAAGGCAGTTTGACGAGCCTTATCCCGCAGACTCGAGGGAAAGGTATGGCCATCAGAACAAGGATTTCCTGGATCCACGAGAACCAGATGACTATGTACGGAGCAGGCAACCTCGAGGTCATTTTGATGAAGGTACTTGGGAAAGATCTGAACCCCGAAGAGATTACAGGCCTTCTGATCaatgccatgagtttgtcaaagGAAGGTGCAGCAGAGGTGCAAGTTGCAGATATGTTCATGATGAGTCCGCTTCTCATGTTGGATGGAGAGATGATGCTAGGGAAACGGCTCATGTGAGAGGTGGTCCTGATTTATCCTATGGGAATAGGACAGAGCACCGTAGAGAACCAAAAAGGCCCTGTAAATTTTTTGCTGAAGGTCGCTGCCGTCGTGGTGAGACTTGTCCATATCTCCATGAGGATGCTCCCCAAAGTCAAATGGGTCCAGGTGCATCTGATGAGCCTCCAAAATACAGTGGTGGGCGTACACCAAGAGGAAATTATTCGAATTGGGGTGAAGAAACTAATGGTACACATGCAGGTTCTCATATTTTATCCAGAGATGACAGGGAAAACCCTGATTCTCAGCATACTGCCAGAAGTGATACTGGATATGGGTACAAAAACCGGCAATTGGAAGATGCTGGAAGGGATCAGTACCAGATAATTCCTCAAGAGGATTTTGGTTCACAAGGGCGAAATAAACCTGAAATGGCTGCTCCAAAACAGCAACAGTTTTTAAGTCCTATCCAAACAAGTGGGGATAGCATGAACAATGACAAGGTATCTGGCATGGATGGTCTGGGTGCATCTGCTACCACTGGCAATTTGAGTATGCAAACTGGGAGACATGCTCCTAATCTTTTAGATGGGCAAAGCTTGAGCCAAATAGCACAGAGCCAAGATGCAGTTCCTCAAACTTCTGGGGCCCCAATTCATCCAGTCACCAGCCAGCAGCAGGATTCTACGTCCATGTTGCCATTTAATAACCAACAGCATGAAAGCAACTTTTCATTACATCCGAACAGGCAAGATCAGTTTAGCAACTTCTCATTACATCCGAGCAGGCAAGATCAATTTGTAGCTTCTCAGGCAACTGCAAATAATTCGGCTCCTAGCATGCAGAATCAGCCAGTAGCCGTTCCTTACATGGGACAAGGCCCACACAGCTACACTCTAGGTTCGCAGGCATTGCCTGCATTTAGTGGACATACTTTCAGTGTCGCTGGTCAAGTTCCGCAAGATCGTCCAACGCCTTTCTATGCTGGGCAAAGTCAGGCAACCGTTGAAAGGTCCAATCCTAGCCAAGAGGGTGGTACTCAGAGCATGCAAAACACACATAGTTTCCAGCCCGTTGCTCCAAATATGCAAGCTCATAGTCAAGCCTTGCAGGGGCTATCTGCGGTGCCTAACCAAGGCATTGGTACTCAAAGCATACATAACACACATAATTTCCAGCCTGTTGCTTCCCCATATATGCAAAACCGGGGTCAAACCTTGCAGGGTTTATCGATATTGCCAAGCTCCACCTCAGCTGCTATGTCTGGTGCTCCCCCTGTTCCTCCTAATGAGGAAGAAATTCGCCGTTCATTAACATCTCTGGCGGCAACCCTCAGAATGCAGCCTGGTACAGTTGCTGGACTGCAGTTGCCCCAGACTATTCTGAATCCAAGCTTGATGACCAGTTTGTCAGATGTTGAACCCAGTCAGTGGTCTTGGGTACAGCAGCAACAGGCAGGAACAGCCCAACCCGCACAGCAGCAGCAGGCAGGAACAACCCAACTTGCACAGTCTGAACAGCAAGCTCCCCAGCAGACATTGCCGGCACCATCAACGGCAGTTGGTACTAGTAATGGCAACCCAGCACCCCAGTTGGTCGGTCAGACCGCTGCTACATCAGTGGTTACCGCACCACCGCCTTCAGAAAATAAGAAAGTAGAAACCAAAGCCAAAGATAGCGATGGCGAACAAGATGGCGACAAGAATAAAAAGGGCAACAAGGAGGAGTCCAAGGCACTGAAGATGTTTAAACTCGCGCTCGCCGACTTTGTGAAAGACGCCCTCAAACCTACGTGGAAAGAGGGCCAGCTGACCAGAGAGGTTCACAAGACCATAGTGAAGAAGGTCGTCGACAAAGTCACGAGCACGGTTGAGAACATCCCTCCAACAAAAGAGAAGATCGATGTCTACATGTCCTACTCGAAAGAAAAACTCAGCAAACTTGTACAG GCATATGTGGGCAAGTATGTCAAGGCGTAG